ACCCACGAACGACCCAGGAGACCCCGTGCCCCACCCCGCCCCCACCCCCATCGCCGGAACCCGCGTCGACACCCGCCACTGGATCAACGGCGTCCGCGTCGAGTCCGCCGACCGGGCCACCTTCCCCGACCACTCCCCCATCGACGGCACCGAGCTCGCCCGGATCTCCCGAGGCGGCAAGCCGGAAGCCGATGCCGCCGTCGCCGCAGCCAAGGCCGCCTTCCCCGGCTGGGCGGCGACCTCGCCGCAGGAGCGGGCCCGCATCCTCCACGCCATCGCCGACGGCGTCGAGAAGCGGCTCGAAGAGCTCGCCCAGGTCGAGACCCGCGACAACGGAGCCCTCGTCCGCTCCCACCGCCGAGGCGTCATGCCCCGCGTCGCCCACAACTTCCGCTTCTTCGCGGACTGGCTGACCAACGACCTCGGTCACGCCGACTTCGACACCAACACCCGGCGCAATCACGTGAGTTGGGACCCGGCCGGACCCTGCGTACTGATCACTCCGTGGAACGCGCCCCTCATGATGGAGAGCTGGAAGGTCGCCCCCGCCCTCGCCGCGGGCAACACCGTCGTCCTCAAGCCCGCCGAGTGGTCGCCCCTCACCGCCTCCCTCCTCGCCGACATCACCGCCGAGGCCGGACTCCCCGCCGGTGTACTGAACGTCGTACAGGGATACGGGGCCGAGGTCGGCCAGGCCCTCACCGAGCACCCCGACGTCCGCCGCATCAGCTTCACCGGCTCCGTGCCGACCGCCCGGCACGTCGCCGCCGCAGCAGCGGCGAACCTCACCCCGACCTCCCTCGAACTCGGCGGCAAGTCCCCCCTCCTCGTCCTGGAGGACGCGGACCTCGACCTGGCCGTCGAGCTGGCGGTCGAGCAGTACGACAACGCCGGGCAGGTGTGCCTGGCCGGGACCCGGCTCCTCGTGCACGAGTCGCTCGAAGCCGAGTTCACCCGGCGCTTCGTCGCGAAGGCGGGCTCCCTGGTCCAGGGCGACCCGCGCGACGCCGCCACCGACCTGGGGCCCAACATCCACCCCCGCCAGCTGGAGAAGATCGACGGCTTCGTGCGGCGCGCGGTCGAAGCGGGCGCGAGGGCCGTCATCGGCGGCGGGCCGAACACCGCGCTGAACGAGGAACTGGGCGGGCTGTACTACCGGCCCACCCTCCTCACCGGGCTCCCGCAGGACGCCGAAGCCGTCCAGGAGGAGATCTTCGGTCCTGTGCTCACCCTCCAGACCTTCGGGAGCGACGAGGAAGCCGTCACGCTGGCCAACGGGACCCGGTTCGGTCTCGCCGCCACCCTCGTCAGCGGCGACCGCGCGCACGCCGACCGGATCGCCGAACAGCTCGTCGCCGGAACCGTCTGGGTCAACTGCTTCTACGTACGCGACCTCCGCGCCCCCTTCGGCGGCTCCCGCCAGTCCGGCATCGGCCGCGAGGGCGGCACCTGGAGCTTCGACTTCTACTGCGACCTCAAGAACACCGTCACCGCACAGGAATCAGGGTGGGCCTAAACATGGGTGAAATCGTCGGCGCGGGGCTCCTGTCCCACGTCCCCACCATCGTTCTGCCCGAGGAGACCCGCAAGGAGCTCAACGAGGGCCGCGAGATCAGCCTCGTCCCCGGACTGCGCAAGCTCCGCGAGGAGGTCTTCGAGACGCTCGACTACGACACCGTCGTCGTCCTCGACTCGCACTGGGCGACCACCGTTGAGTACGTCGTCGCCGCCCAGGACAGGCGAGCCGGTCTCTTCACCTCCGAGGAGCTGCCGCGCGGCATGTGCCGCATGCCGTACGACTACCCGGGCGACCCCGAACTCGCCCACAGCATCGCCGGGTTCGCCGACCGGCACGGCACCTGGATCACGCCGATCGACGACCCGTACCTCCCCGTGTACTACGCCACGATCAACCTGTGGAAGTACCTCGGCGAAGGGCTGCCGGAGAAGAAGTGGGTGTCGATCGGGGTCTGCCAGACCGCCGACACCGAGGACAACCTCCGGCTCGGCCGCGCACTGGCCGACGGCATCGCCGCCACCGACCGCAAGGTGATCGTCATCGCGTCCGGCGCGCTGTCGCACACCTTCTGGTCGCTGCGCGAACTGCGCGACCACGAGTCCAGCGACCCCAGCCACATCCACAGCGCCGGTGCCCGCGAGGCCGACTACGAACGGATCGCCTGGTTCGAACAAGGACGGCACGACGACGTCCTGCGCACCATGCCGGAGTTCTACCGGTTCAAGCCCGAGGCCCGCTTCGGCCACTACCTGATGATGGCCGGGGCCCTCGGCGAGGAGCGCTGCACCGCCCCCGGACGGCTGTTCAGCGCGTACGAGAACTCCGTCGGCACCGGCCAGGTCCACATCTGGTTCGACCGCCCCGAAGGCGGCTGGACCGCGACCGCCGACAGCACGGCCCACGACGACACCACCTCCCTGGAGACCGCCCATGCCTGAGTACCGCCGCATCCTCCTCGACGGTGCCGTCGTCCAAGTAGAGCGCCAGGAGGACGAGTTGGTCTCCTCCGACGGTCGCCGCGTCAAGGCCGACGACGCCCGCCACCTCCCCCCGGTCGTACCTTCCAAGGTGGTCGCCGTACACCTCAATCACCGCAGCAGGGTCGAGGAGTTCCAGATCGGCCTCGCGCCCACGCCGACGTACTTCCACAAGCCGACGTCCGCGCTCAACTCCCACCAGGGCGCCGTCGTGCGCCCCGAGGGCTGCAAGTACCTCAACTACGAGGGCGAGGTGGCGATCGTCATCGGGAGGACCGCCCGCAACATCTCACCCGAGGAGGCCGGTGACTACATCGCCGGGTACACCATCGGCAACGACTACGGGCTGCACGACTTCCGCGACACCGACGCCGGATCGATGCTGCGCGTGAAGGGCTCGGACACGCTGTGCCCGCTCGGCCCGGGGCTCGTGACGGACTGGGACTTCCGCAGCAAATACCTGCGTACGTATGTCAACGGCGTGGTCGTCCAGGACGGTTCCACCTCCGAGATGGAGTGGGACATGCACTACCTGGTCGCCGACATCGCCCGCACCATCACCCTCAACCCGGGCGACGTCCTGCTGTCGGGCACGCCCGCCAACTCCCGTCCCGTGCAGCCGGGTGACGTCGTCGAGGTCGAGGTGGAAGGGCTCGGGAAGCTGACGAACCACATCGTCTCCGGCCCGCTCCCGGTCCGCGACGACTGCGGTGCGCAGCCCACCGAGTCGGAGGAGGTCGTCTCCACGGCCTTCGGCGGCGACTGGGAGTTCCGAGGCGTCCGCGCGCCGAAGAGAGGCTGACCGGCCGTGACCCCCCAGCGGACGGAGACCTCGAAGTCTCCAGCAGCAGGTGACGCGCCCCGCACACTCAAGCGGGGCGCCCTGGGTGCCCTCGGCATCCTCTTCTTCGTCCTTTCCGCACAGGCCCCGCTGACCGGCATGGCCGGGGCCGCCCCGATCGCGATAGCCATCGGGAACGGCCCCGGCACCCCGGCGGCGTACGCCGTCGCCGGTGGCATCGTGCTGCTCTTCTCCGTCGGCTTCGTGGCGATGGGACGGTACGTCGTCGACGCGGGCGCGTTCTACACGTACATCGGCAGGGGGCTCGGCCGGACCACCGGCATCGGCAGCGCGGGCGTGGCCCTGCTCGCGTACAGCACCATCCAGGCGTCGATGTACGGGCTCTACGGGGCGACGACCAGTCGGCTCTTCGAGCACTACGCGGGGCTCGAAGTCCCCTGGTGGGTCTGCGCGTTCGCGACCATGGCGATCGTGCAGCTGCTCGGCGTGCTGGGCATCGAGGTGGGGGCGAAGGTCCTCACGGTGTTCGTGCTCGCCGAGTTCAGCATCCTGCTGGCGTTCGGGGTCGTGACCCTGTTCCAGGGCGGCGGGCCCGAGGGGCTGAACGCGGGGGCCTCCTTCTCGCCGTCGGCCCTGCTCGAAGGCGCGCCCGGTGTGGCGCTCGTCTTCGCGCTCGCCTCGATGCTCGGCTTCGAGGCGACGGCGATCTACGGAGAGGAGGCGCGCGACCCGACGAAGACGGTCCCGCGTGCCACCTACCTGGCGGTCGCGGTCGTGACCTGTTTCTTCGCGTTCACGACGTGGATGGTCGTCTCCTCGTACGGAGCGTCCAGGAGCGCGGCGGCGGCAGGGGCGGCGCTGGCGGGCGGCGACGGGGCGGCGTTCGTGTTCGCACCGGTGGCCGCGCGGTTCGGGGCGTGGACCAACGACGTCCTGCCCTTCCTCCTCGCCACCTCTCTCTTCGCGGGCATCCTCGCCTTCCACAACTCGGCCAACCGCTATCTGTTCTCGCTGAGCCGCGACGGTCTGCTCCCGCGCAGGCTGTCGGTGCTCGGCAAGCGGCAGTCTCCGTGGGTGGCCGGTGTCGTCCAGACGCTGACGGCGACGGCGCTCGCGTTGCCGTTCGTGGTGCTCGGCAAGGACCCGGTGCTGACGATGTTCTCCTGGTTCAGCGGCGTCGCGGCCCTCGCGATCACACTGCTGTACTTCCTGACCTCGGTGTCGGTGATCGTCTTCTTCCGCCGCACCCGGCAGGACACCCGCGTCTGGAACACGCTGATCGCCCCGCTCCTCGGGTCGCTCGGCATCGCGGGCGCCATCTTCCTCGTCGTCGACAACTTCCCCACCCTGATCGGCGGGAACGCGGCGACCGCGACGTGGCTGGCGCTGACCGTTCCGGCGGCGCTGGTGCTGTGCGCGGGCCTGTCCCGGCTGCCGTACGCCAGACGGGCGGCGCGGTCGGACCGCTGACCAGCACCGACTTCCGTCGAGCACGGTGGCCGGGCCCCTGACCAGGGGCCCGGCCACCCGTACAATTTGATGTCGAACGACCGAACCGCTAGGTGTGTCCGAAGGAGAGCCTGTGCCCGGCCAGCGTTCCATCATCGAGACCGAGAAGCTGGTCGAGTCCAAGCTCGGCGGCATCCCCATCCAGCACGAGCAGATGGCGGTCATCGCCAACATCCACCGTGCCGCCGCCGCCGTCCGGGGCCACTTCGAGAACTCGGTGCTGCGCGGCTCGGACCTCACCTGGACCGCGTTCGTGGTGCTGTGGGTGGTCTGGATCTGGGGCGAGCAGGAGACCCGTTACGTCGCCGAGGAGGCGGGCATCTCCAAGGGCACGCTGACCGGCGTGGCCAGAACCCTGGAGGGGCGCGGCCTGGTGCGGCGCACGAACCACCCCTCCGACGGGCGTCGCGTACTGCTCAGCCTCACCGAGGAGGGCGAGGCGCTGATGCGCCGCGTCTTCCCCGAGCTGAACGCCGAAGAGGCTTTCGTGGCGCAGCAGTTGGACGCCGACGAGTGCAAAAAGACGGCGGACGCCCTGCGCCGCATCGTCGTCCAGGTCGAGGAGCACGGCGAGGAGCGCCGCCGCGAGCTGCTGAACGGCGAGGAGCCCGCCCCGCGCCGCAGCGGCCGCCGGGCCACCAAGCCGTAACTTTTGTACTGGGTACGGGTGTTGGGACTCCTCACCGGGTACGGGTGTTGGGCTCAGGCCGCCTGGCACCTCCGGAGCGGCTTCGGCGGGCCCAGCCAGCGGTCGAGCGCGTCGGCCAGGCCGCTCGCGTCGGCGTCCGGTTCCACGCCTG
This is a stretch of genomic DNA from Streptomyces sp. NBC_00237. It encodes these proteins:
- a CDS encoding aldehyde dehydrogenase: MPHPAPTPIAGTRVDTRHWINGVRVESADRATFPDHSPIDGTELARISRGGKPEADAAVAAAKAAFPGWAATSPQERARILHAIADGVEKRLEELAQVETRDNGALVRSHRRGVMPRVAHNFRFFADWLTNDLGHADFDTNTRRNHVSWDPAGPCVLITPWNAPLMMESWKVAPALAAGNTVVLKPAEWSPLTASLLADITAEAGLPAGVLNVVQGYGAEVGQALTEHPDVRRISFTGSVPTARHVAAAAAANLTPTSLELGGKSPLLVLEDADLDLAVELAVEQYDNAGQVCLAGTRLLVHESLEAEFTRRFVAKAGSLVQGDPRDAATDLGPNIHPRQLEKIDGFVRRAVEAGARAVIGGGPNTALNEELGGLYYRPTLLTGLPQDAEAVQEEIFGPVLTLQTFGSDEEAVTLANGTRFGLAATLVSGDRAHADRIAEQLVAGTVWVNCFYVRDLRAPFGGSRQSGIGREGGTWSFDFYCDLKNTVTAQESGWA
- a CDS encoding MarR family winged helix-turn-helix transcriptional regulator, whose product is MPGQRSIIETEKLVESKLGGIPIQHEQMAVIANIHRAAAAVRGHFENSVLRGSDLTWTAFVVLWVVWIWGEQETRYVAEEAGISKGTLTGVARTLEGRGLVRRTNHPSDGRRVLLSLTEEGEALMRRVFPELNAEEAFVAQQLDADECKKTADALRRIVVQVEEHGEERRRELLNGEEPAPRRSGRRATKP
- a CDS encoding APC family permease, encoding MTPQRTETSKSPAAGDAPRTLKRGALGALGILFFVLSAQAPLTGMAGAAPIAIAIGNGPGTPAAYAVAGGIVLLFSVGFVAMGRYVVDAGAFYTYIGRGLGRTTGIGSAGVALLAYSTIQASMYGLYGATTSRLFEHYAGLEVPWWVCAFATMAIVQLLGVLGIEVGAKVLTVFVLAEFSILLAFGVVTLFQGGGPEGLNAGASFSPSALLEGAPGVALVFALASMLGFEATAIYGEEARDPTKTVPRATYLAVAVVTCFFAFTTWMVVSSYGASRSAAAAGAALAGGDGAAFVFAPVAARFGAWTNDVLPFLLATSLFAGILAFHNSANRYLFSLSRDGLLPRRLSVLGKRQSPWVAGVVQTLTATALALPFVVLGKDPVLTMFSWFSGVAALAITLLYFLTSVSVIVFFRRTRQDTRVWNTLIAPLLGSLGIAGAIFLVVDNFPTLIGGNAATATWLALTVPAALVLCAGLSRLPYARRAARSDR
- a CDS encoding fumarylacetoacetate hydrolase family protein, whose protein sequence is MPEYRRILLDGAVVQVERQEDELVSSDGRRVKADDARHLPPVVPSKVVAVHLNHRSRVEEFQIGLAPTPTYFHKPTSALNSHQGAVVRPEGCKYLNYEGEVAIVIGRTARNISPEEAGDYIAGYTIGNDYGLHDFRDTDAGSMLRVKGSDTLCPLGPGLVTDWDFRSKYLRTYVNGVVVQDGSTSEMEWDMHYLVADIARTITLNPGDVLLSGTPANSRPVQPGDVVEVEVEGLGKLTNHIVSGPLPVRDDCGAQPTESEEVVSTAFGGDWEFRGVRAPKRG
- a CDS encoding 3,4-dihydroxyphenylacetate 2,3-dioxygenase, which encodes MGEIVGAGLLSHVPTIVLPEETRKELNEGREISLVPGLRKLREEVFETLDYDTVVVLDSHWATTVEYVVAAQDRRAGLFTSEELPRGMCRMPYDYPGDPELAHSIAGFADRHGTWITPIDDPYLPVYYATINLWKYLGEGLPEKKWVSIGVCQTADTEDNLRLGRALADGIAATDRKVIVIASGALSHTFWSLRELRDHESSDPSHIHSAGAREADYERIAWFEQGRHDDVLRTMPEFYRFKPEARFGHYLMMAGALGEERCTAPGRLFSAYENSVGTGQVHIWFDRPEGGWTATADSTAHDDTTSLETAHA